A window from Citrus sinensis cultivar Valencia sweet orange chromosome 5, DVS_A1.0, whole genome shotgun sequence encodes these proteins:
- the LOC112497238 gene encoding putative disease resistance RPP13-like protein 1 isoform X1, with translation MSIIGEAILTASVDLLVNKLASEGILFFARQEQIKADLMKWANMLEMIKAVLDDAEEKKTTNQFVKKWLGKLQDLAYDVEDLLDEFQTEAFRRKLLLENGDPAAAQDQPSSSRTRTSKFRKLIPTCCTTFTPQLIQFDYAMMSKIKEINDRFQEIVTQKDSLGLNVSSAGGSKKASQRLETTSVVTGANVYGRETDKKEIVELLLRDDLRNDGGFSVIPIVGFGGLGKTTLARLAYNDDRVQNHFDLKTWTCVSDDFDVIRLTKTILTSIVTHQNVDNLNLNKLQEELNKQLSGKKFLLVLDDVWNRNYDDWVDFSRPLGASARGSKIIVSTRNHEVAKIMGTLPAYQLKKLSYNDCLAIFAQHSLGTRDFSSHMSLEEIGRKIVTKCDGLPLAAQTLGGLLRGEHDRREWERVLISKIWELPEERCRIIPALAVSYYYLPPTLKQCFAYCSLLPKDYEFEEEEIILLWCASGFLDHKEGQNPSEDLGRDFFKELCSRSFFQQSATDASRFVMHDLINDLARWAAGETYFTLEYTSEVNQQQRFSRNLRHLSYICGEYDGVERFEKLYDIQHLRTFLPLMLLNSRHGYLAHSILPRLFKLQSLRVFSLRGYCISELPDSVGDLRYLRHLNLSGTEIRTLPESVNKLYNLHTLLLVGCRRLKKLCADMGNLIKLHHLNNSNTDLLKEMPVGIGKLTCLQTCNFVVGKDSCSGLPELKLLMHLRGTLKISKLENVKYVDNAKEAQMDGKKNLRELLLRWTCCTDGSSSREAETEMGVLDMLKPHKNLEQFYICGYGGTKFPTWLGDSSFSNLVTLKFEDCGMCTALPSVGQLPSLKHLTVRGMSRVKRLGSEFYGNDSPIPFPCLETLRFEDMQEWEDWIPHGSSQGVERFPKLRELHILRCSKLRGTFPKCLPALQMLVIYRCEEFSVSVTSLPALCNLQINGCEELSVSLTSLPALCNLQIGRCEELSVSVTSLPALCNLQIGECKKVVGRSATDHLGSQNSVASRDTSNQVFLAGPLKPRIPKLEELGINNIKNETYIWKSHTELLQDICSLKRLMITSCSKLQSLVAEEEEDQRQKLCEFSCRLEYLRLYICEGLVKLPQSLLSLSSLREIFIGGCNSLDSFPEVALPSKLKKIEISECDALKSLPEAWMCDTNSSLEILYIESCHSLRYIAGVQLPPSLKTLFIDECGNIRTLTVEEGIHSSSSNSRRYNSSLLEHLGIRYCPSLTCIFSKNELPATLESLEVGNLPPSLKSLCVYGCSKLESIAERLDDNTSLEIIRIDFCEKLKNLPSGLHNLRQLQEIKIWWCGNLVTFPEGGLPCAKLTRLEIYDCKRLEALPKGLHNLKSLQELRIGGELPSLEEDDGLPTDLRSLEIIFNTKIWKSMIERGQGFHRFSSLRHLSIEGCDDDMVSFPPEAEDKRLGTALPLPASLTSMWIGDFPNLERLSSSIVDLQNLTELRLHDCPKLKYFPEKGLPSSLLQLQIWGCPLMKEKCRKDGGQYWDLLIHIPFVLLDYKWVFGD, from the coding sequence GCCGATCTGATGAAGTGGGCGAATATGTTGGAGATGATCAAGGCGGTGCTTGATGATGCTGAGGAGAAGAAGACGACTAATCAGTTTGTGAAGAAGTGGCTTGGCAAGCTTCAGGACTTGGCTTATGATGTTGAAGACTTGTTGGATGAGTTTCAAACTGAGGCTTTCCGGAGGAAGTTGCTGCTTGAAAATGGAGATCCAGCTGCGGCTCAGGATCAGCCCAGTAGCAGTCGTACAAGAACAAGTAAGTTTCGGAAGCTCATTCCTACTTGCTGCACCACTTTTACACCACAATTGATTCAGTTCGATTACGCCATGATGTCCAAAATCAAAGAGATCAACGACAGATTTCAAGAAATTGTGACACAGAAAGACTCGCTGGGTTTGAACGTAAGTTCAGCTGGAGGGTCCAAAAAAGCCAGTCAAAGGCTAGAGACAACCTCTGTAGTGACTGGAGCCAACGTCTATGGCAGGGAAACAGATAAGAAGGAAATTGTTGAATTGTTGTTGAGGGATGATTTGAGAAATGATGGTGGATTCTCGGTTATACCTATTGTAGGTTTTGGTGGGCTGGGCAAAACTACTCTTGCTCGGCTTGCCTATAATGATGATCGAGTGCAGAATCATTTCGATCTCAAGACATGGACTTGTGTCTCAGATGATTTCGATGTTATCAGGCTAACAAAAACAATCTTGACATCCATCGTGACTCACCAGAATGTGGATAATCTAAACTTGAATAAGCTTCAAGAGGAACTGAATAAGCAACTATCtggaaagaaatttttgcTTGTTTTAGATGATGTGTGGAACCGGAATTACGATGATTGGGTTGACTTTAGCCGTCCGCTTGGAGCAAGTGCACGGGGAAGTAAGATTATTGTTAGTACTCGCAATCATGAGGTTGCAAAAATCATGGGGACTCTTCCAgcttatcaattaaaaaagctGTCATATAATGATTGTCTAGCTATATTCGCTCAACATTCTTTGGGGACGCGAGATTTCAGTTCACATATGTCATTAGAGGAAATCGGCAGGAAGATAGTGACCAAATGCGATGGCTTGCCCTTGGCAGCACAAACGCTTGGAGGACTTTTACGTGGAGAGCATGACAGACGTGAGTGGGAACGTGTGCTCATTAGCAAGATATGGGAATTGCCAGAAGAAAGATGCCGCATTATACCAGCCCTTGCGGTGAGCTATTATTATCTTCCTCCAACTTTGAAACAATGCTTTGCATACTGCTCATTGTTACCAAAGGATTATGAATTTGAAGAGGaggagataattttattatggtgTGCCTCCGGTTTTTTGGATCACAAAGAAGGTCAGAATCCTAGTGAAGATTTAGGTCGTGATTTCTTTAAGGAGCTATGTTCAAGATCTTTTTTCCAGCAATCGGCCACCGATGCATCACGATTTGTTATGCACGATCTTATCAACGACCTTGCCCGTTGGGCTGCAGGGGAGACATACTTCACACTGGAGTATACCTCGGAGGTTAACCAGCAGCAAAGATTTTCCAGAAATCTTCGTCATCTATCATACATTTGTGGAGAATATGATGGCGTTGAAAGGTTTGAGAAATTGTATGATATCCAACATTTGAGAACTTTTTTACCACTGATGTTGTTAAATAGTCGGCATGGATACTTGGCTCATAGCATTCTCCCTAGGTTGTTCAAACTCCAAAGCTTAAGGGTCTTCTCTCTGCGTGGATATTGCATCTCCGAGCTGCCGGATTCAGTTGGTGATTTGAGGTATTTAAGGCACCTTAACCTGTCTGGAACTGAGATTAGAACTCTGCCTGAATCAGTCAACAAGCTTTACAACTTGCACACCCTTCTGTTGGTGGGTTGTCGACGACTGAAGAAGTTGTGTGCAGACATGGGAAATCTCATCAAATTGCATCAtctcaataattcaaatacaGATTTGTTGAAGGAAATGCCAGTAGGAATTGGCAAGTTGACTTGTCTTCAGACGTGTAATTTTGTTGTGGGAAAAGACAGCTGTTCGGGGTTACCAGAGCTAAAGTTGTTAATGCATCTTCGTGGGAcacttaaaatttcaaaattagagaACGTAAAATACGTTGATAATGCGAAGGAGGCTCAAATGGATGGAAAGAAGAATCTTAGAGAATTATTGCTTCGATGGACATGCTGTACCGATGGTTCATCTTCAAGGGAGGCAGAAACTGAAATGGGCGTGCTCGACATGCTCAAACCCCATAAAAATCTGGAACAATTTTATATCTGTGGCTATGGGGGCACAAAATTTCCAACATGGTTAGGAGATTCCTCATTCTCAAATTTAGTGACACTTAAATTTGAAGATTGCGGCATGTGCACTGCCCTGCCGTCTGTCGGGCAACTGCCCTCTCTAAAGCATCTTACAGTGCGTGGAATGAGTAGAGTAAAGAGATTGGGTTCAGAGTTCTATGGGAATGACTCTCCAATTCCATTTCCATGCTTGGAGACTCTTCGTTTTGAAGACATGCAAGAATGGGAAGACTGGATTCCTCATGGATCCAGTCAGGGAGTTGAACGGTTTCCTAAATTGAGAGAGCTTCACATTTTAAGATGTTCTAAACTGCGAGGAACCTTTCCAAAATGCCTTCCTGCATTGCAGATGCTTGTTATTTACAGATGTGAAGAATTTTCGGTTTCAGTTACTAGTCTTCCAGCTCTTTGCAACTTGCAAATTAATGGATGTGAAGAATTGTCAGTTTCACTTACTAGTCTTCCAGCTCTTTGCAACTTGCAAATTGGTAGATGTGAAGAATTGTCAGTTTCAGTTACTAGTCTTCCAGCTCTTTGCAACTTGCAAATTGGTGAATGTAAAAAAGTTGTGGGGAGAAGTGCAACTGATCATCTCGGCTCACAGAATTCAGTGGCTTCTAGAGATACATCAAATCAAGTGTTTCTCGCAGGGCCATTGAAGCCGCGAATACCAAAACTGGAAGAATTGGggataaataatattaaaaatgaaacatatataTGGAAGAGTCATACCGAATTACTGCAAGACATTTGCTCTCTCAAAAGACTGATGATTACAAGCTGTTCTAAACTTCAATCCTTGGTGGCTGAGGAAGAGGAAGACCAACGACAGAAGCTCTGCGAGTTCTCATGCAGGCTTGAATATCTAAGACTGTACATATGTGAAGGCCTTGTGAAGCTGCCACAATCACTGCTCAGCCTGAGTTCCTTGAGAGAGATATTCATTGGCGGCTGCAATTCCCTTGATTCCTTTCCTGAGGTTGCTCTGCCTTCCAAGTTGAAGAAAATTGAGATTAGTGAATGTGATGCACTGAAATCGTTACCAGAGGCATGGATGTGCGACACAAATTCATCTCTCGAGATCTTGTATATTGAGAGTTGCCATTCGTTGAGATATATTGCTGGAGTCCAGCTACCACCGAGCCTTAAGACGTTGTTCATCGATGAGTGCGGTAATATAAGGACTTTGACAGTGGAAGAGGGCATCCACAGtagcagcagcaacagcagAAGGTACAACTCATCTCTTCTTGAGCACTTAGGCATTCGCTATTGTCCATCACtgacatgtatattttcaaaaaatgagtTACCTGCCACGCTTGAGTCCCTTGAAGTTGGCAATCTACCTCCGTCTCTTAAGTCCCTTTGTGTTTATGGATGTTCAAAGCTGGAGTCAATAGCTGAAAGGTTGGAcgacaacacatctcttgaaaTAATCAGAATTGATTTTTGTGAAAAACTGAAGAATTTACCGAGTGGTTTACATAATCTCCGCCAGCTTCAAGAGATTAAAATTTGGTGGTGTGGAAATCTGGTGACCTTTCCCGAAGGGGGATTGCCTTGTGCGAAACTCACGAGGCTGGAGATATATGATTGTAAGAGACTAGAGGCCTTACCCAAGGGATTACACAATCTGAAGTCTCTTCAAGAATTAAGAATAGGAGGTGAGCTTCCAAGccttgaagaagatgatggcCTTCCCACCGACCTTCGTTCACttgagattatttttaatacaaagATTTGGAAGTCAATGATTGAGCGGGGCCAGGGATTTCACAGATTTTCCTCTCTGCGACATCTTTCAATCGAAGGATGCGATGACGACATGGTGTCATTTCCACCAGAGGCAGAGGACAAAAGATTGGGGACCGCGCTTCCTCTTCCTGCCTCTCTAACATCTATGTGGATTGGAGATTTTCCAAATCTGGAACGCCTATCTTCTTCAATTGTTGATCTTCAAAACCTCACTGAATTGCGACTCCATGATTGTCCCAAGCTCAAATACTTTCCGGAGAAGGGCCTGCCTTCCTCACTTTTGCAATTACAGATTTGGGGATGTCCGTTGATGAAAGAGAAGTGCAGAAAGGATGGAGGACAGTATTGGGACTTGTTAATCCATATACCTTTTGTCctattagattataaatggGTTTTTGGTGATTGA